TTTCTATGCCGCTACAGATGCCCCAGCAAAAGGTACTTTTGTGGCACTAAAAGACAATGGCATTCGTTGCATCACAACTCCTTGCTTCTCCACAGATAATCTGATTCTAAATAAGCCGAAGATTTCTCAAGTTTCGTCAATTGATTTGAGTAAAACCGATGCAACACAAAAACAACTTGACGCAGCAACCAGCGAAATTTTTGGTCAAGGTTTGATTGCTGTAGGTAAAACTGAGGTAGTAGGCAATTCAGATCCAACCAAGAGAGATACTAAGTTTGTGGCTACAAAATTTTATTTGAGAGTGGAACGAAAGTAAAGGAATTTTGGTGAGCTCAGATAAATATAATTCCCGAATATAGATAAGCGGTGCTGGGAGCGATGGCGTACCCGCACTTTCCGATGGCGATGGCGTACCCGCCCGCTGTAGGCGATCGCAAAAGTCCTAGTAGAAAAGCACCCATTTACCTATTTAAGACACTCAATACCAATGATCGGCACACAGTTAAGGAAATCTTGCCAAAACTCTTGACCAAATTCTTCCACACCTTGGGGAGAGACTATTGGTTTGTGCCAGTTAACCTCTTTAAAACCCGCACTTTGGAATGCCCATTCATAAGTAGCTGTGCTGAGGTAATAGTTATCGAAGCTAAATTTCTGATCACTATCAGAGATTGTGAATGTGTATTTTATCGGTGTGCCTTCCACTAATGGTGAATCTATGCTTTTAATAAATCCATACTTAGAAGTAGTCAGATAGGAAATAGGGGATTGGGAGTCATTATTATTGATGGTGACGAAACGACCGCCCGGTTTGAGATTGGCAAATATGTTCTGACACATTTTAAGTAGTTGTTCTCTGGAGGAAGCGTAATTAAGTAGATAGGAAGCTGCCACCAGATCAAAATTGCCAATTTTACCAAGTTCAAGTACATCACCGAAAATATATTCAATGTTTTGGGGTTGTCTGGTTTGTTCCAATCTTGCCAATGAAATCATTTTTTCAGAGATTTCGACCCCTACAACTCGTGCTGCACCTTGGAGTTTGAATTGTCTAGTGTAAAATCCTTCTCCACAAGCCAGATCGAGAATTGATTTTCCAACTAGATTACCGAGCAGATGAAAGTATGTATATACCTCAATATGCAAGCGAAACGGCAACTGTTTAGATTTTTTATACTCAGTAGCTATCAAGTCATAAGATGTCATTTTTTTACTCCACTGATCAGCTTTGAGCTTACAAAGTAAATTAGCAGAAATTTCCGCAGTGGGAGATTGTTTGCATGGATGGGGTATTGGTTGATTGGAATGGGTAAGGAGGCTGATTTATTAATCTGCTTCCACCGATAATATTGTTATTAATGAAGATAGTACCGCTCTTGAGGCAGACAAGGGAGCTATATTTAGTGATTTTAGCTTCGGCTAATCATCAGATAAGAGTCGAGTTATTGAAAAGTTGATATTGAGTAATAATTTCGCTAATAAGTAGTTTTTTTGACATAAATGCATTTCTGACACGTGGAACTGCTAACATACTCGTTGTAGTTTGAATTTGCGAGTAAAAACGTAAAAACACTCATTTATTGAGGTGATTGTTCACTTGTGACTAAGTAGAGCAATTACCTACTTTTTATGGATTTAGAGTGTTGGCATGAGGGGGCTAGCACTGCAATCGTTAAAGCATTGTCACAAATATAATTTCATTATTAATCCCTGTGGTTAGGGATTAATCATGGCGATCGCTCATACGGAACTGCGATCGCTTCTCTACTGGATAAATTTACGTCACTTCTATTGTTGAAACTGCGGCTGCATATTTTTATACAATTATTGTAGGGGTAATAAAGGTAAAAGTTCCGCCGCGTTTGTGCCAAATCCTGAAAAAGCGGTCTTGAGATGCAGCCCAAGTGGAGCAATTGTCTAAGAGATGGTTGCGACAGGCTATTGAAGGAAGTTAAGCCTGCTCAGTTGTTAGATTAATAGTTGTTACTTACAATCCTTGATAATTCGTAAGAATTCAGGAGCCAGAATCCAGGAGTCAGGATGTTAGAAATTTTAGTCAAATTCTTCTCAATCAATAGATGAATTATACGCTCATTGCTTTCAAATTCTGACTTTAGAAGGACTGAGTGCTGAATTCTTACGATAATTCTATCTGTAGGTTGATTAAATGTATTTAACGCTAATAATGTTTATTTCTAAATCAAAAATAAGTATTAATTTGGAAACTCTTATTTTTACAAAAAACTATTCTATACTTACAACTTCCTCATAATATAAGTTAAATTTAAGTTAAAAGAGTCTGAAAAAATTCTAGGCTTGAAACTAGTTTGAGTTATGAGCATCAAATCGTAGCTCCTAGAAGCAAGCACTAGATATTAATAGCTTAATAAAAAGATTTAGGGATATTAAAAATGAATAGTGATAAATCTAATCAAATGTGCCTGCTGAGTATTTGTCAGCAAAAAGAGAAAGAACTACAACAGCAAATTGAGCAGCAGCAGCTGGTAATGGCAATGGCAGTACGCATCCGCCAAAGTTTGAATCTTGAGGAGGTATTGAATACAACAGTAAATGAAGTACGACAATTCCTCCAAGGTGATCGCGTGTTGATTTATCAGTTTCAAGCAGATTACAGTGGGATTGTAGTGGTGGAATCTGTAGGTGATGGTTGGATATCAGTGCTGAATGCCCAAGTCCAAGATACTTGGTTCATGTCTACTGGTAATGAGCATTATCAACAAGGACGTATCCAAGCTGTAGCAGATATATATACAGCAGGTCTTACAGAATGTCACCGTGATTTACTCGCTCAGTTTCAAGTTAGAGCTAACTTGGTAGTGCCAATTTTACAAGGAGAAAATTTGTGGGGATTGCTAGTTGCCAGTCAATGTGCAGCACCACGGCAGTGGCAAAGTTGGGAAATTGATTTACTCAAGCAATTAGCAACACAAATAGGCATTGCGATCCAGCAATCTCAACTGTATGAGCAGGTACAATCCGAACTTGCTGAACGTAAGCAGGCGGAACAAAAAATAAAAGAACAAGCAGCTCTACTAGATATCACTACTGACGCAATTTTAGTTCGAGATTTAAATAATCAAATTACGTTCTGGAATCAAGGTGCAGAGAGTTTATATGGTTGGAAAGCTGACGAGATTCTAGGAGATAATGCTGATAAGCTTTTATGCCAAGAAAATTTACCTCAACTGGAAATAGCTTTTAAACAGGTAATAGAGTGTAGTTCGTGGCAAGGTGAATTAGAAAAAGTCACCAAATTTGGTCAAAAAATTCTTGTAGAAAGCCGTTGGATACTGATGTTTGATGAAGCATTTCAACGCAAATCTATCCTGACCGTCGATACTGACATCACTGAGAAAAAACAACTTCAAGCCCAATTTCTCCGTAGCCAGCGGCTAGAGAGTCTCGGTACGCTGGCTAGTGGAATTGCTCACGACCTCAACAACATTTTGACGCCAATTCTCTCTTCAGTTCAACTATTAGCACTTAAACTTCCCAATCTTGATGGGCAGTATAAGCAAATGCTAAAAATCATAGAAGATAACTCTAAACGTGCAGCTGATTTAGTTAAGCAAATCCTGACATTTGCACGCGGTTCTGACGAAAGGGGGATTACTTTACAAATAGAACACCTTTTGTTGGAAATGGAGCAAATTGCCAAAAGCACATTTCCGAAATCGATTCAAGTTACCAAAAAATTACCCCAGGAACCCTTGTGGGCTATTAAGGCAAAACCTACTCAAATACATCAAGTACTAATGAACTTGTGTGTTAATGCTCGTGATGCCATGCCCAAAGGCGGCACTCTATCTATTGGTGCGGAAAATTTATCCATTGAGCAAAACCTGGCTCGGATAAATCCGGATGCTAATGTTGGTTCCTATGTAGTTATCACTATAAATGATACAGGCTTTGGTATGACTCCATTGATTAGGGAGCGTATTTTTGAACCCTTTTTTACAACTAAAGAATTGGGTAAAGGTACAGGGCTAGGTCTTTCCACTGTAATTGGTATTGTCAAAAATTACGGTGGTTTTGTGACTGTAGATAGTCAGCTTGGGAAAGGAACTCAATTTCAGGTATATTTCCCAGCTATCAAACCAGGAATAAGGGGAGTAGCAGAGAATGTAGAATTGCCTCATGGTAACGGAGAATTG
This region of Nostoc sp. UHCC 0302 genomic DNA includes:
- a CDS encoding DUF6748 domain-containing protein, with protein sequence MFLFCNADWSSLKVSPSQLVKIQNDYGSRVILRGSIVPVEFSPFGEFGNLRVKEAFYAATDAPAKGTFVALKDNGIRCITTPCFSTDNLILNKPKISQVSSIDLSKTDATQKQLDAATSEIFGQGLIAVGKTEVVGNSDPTKRDTKFVATKFYLRVERK
- a CDS encoding class I SAM-dependent methyltransferase; translation: MTSYDLIATEYKKSKQLPFRLHIEVYTYFHLLGNLVGKSILDLACGEGFYTRQFKLQGAARVVGVEISEKMISLARLEQTRQPQNIEYIFGDVLELGKIGNFDLVAASYLLNYASSREQLLKMCQNIFANLKPGGRFVTINNNDSQSPISYLTTSKYGFIKSIDSPLVEGTPIKYTFTISDSDQKFSFDNYYLSTATYEWAFQSAGFKEVNWHKPIVSPQGVEEFGQEFWQDFLNCVPIIGIECLK
- a CDS encoding GAF domain-containing protein; translation: MNSDKSNQMCLLSICQQKEKELQQQIEQQQLVMAMAVRIRQSLNLEEVLNTTVNEVRQFLQGDRVLIYQFQADYSGIVVVESVGDGWISVLNAQVQDTWFMSTGNEHYQQGRIQAVADIYTAGLTECHRDLLAQFQVRANLVVPILQGENLWGLLVASQCAAPRQWQSWEIDLLKQLATQIGIAIQQSQLYEQVQSELAERKQAEQKIKEQAALLDITTDAILVRDLNNQITFWNQGAESLYGWKADEILGDNADKLLCQENLPQLEIAFKQVIECSSWQGELEKVTKFGQKILVESRWILMFDEAFQRKSILTVDTDITEKKQLQAQFLRSQRLESLGTLASGIAHDLNNILTPILSSVQLLALKLPNLDGQYKQMLKIIEDNSKRAADLVKQILTFARGSDERGITLQIEHLLLEMEQIAKSTFPKSIQVTKKLPQEPLWAIKAKPTQIHQVLMNLCVNARDAMPKGGTLSIGAENLSIEQNLARINPDANVGSYVVITINDTGFGMTPLIRERIFEPFFTTKELGKGTGLGLSTVIGIVKNYGGFVTVDSQLGKGTQFQVYFPAIKPGIRGVAENVELPHGNGELILIVDDEIAILEMTKTLLEDSNYKTLTAINGIEAISLYAQHQEKISLVLMDIMMPLMDGLTASSILQQMNSQVKIIGLSGITLDHHQLNTNGDYLSINVFLIKPYTFSELLDVIRNLLKEPLDSMQ